DNA sequence from the Pirellulales bacterium genome:
CGGAGGCCGATGCGAGATGTGGCTGGCTATCGACACGATTGCGATGAGGGATGAGGGATGAGCGATGAAGGGGCCAGCGGGTCGTCGAAGCCCAGCGTGTCGCGGACGATATAATTCGGCCGCTTCTTCGACTCCAGAAAAATCGACGCGATATAGGTTCCCAGAATGCCGACGCAAATCAGTTGCACGCCGCCCATAAAAAACACCGCCGCCAACGTGGCCGACCAGGCGGGCACGTCCGCGCCGCGCCGCCAACCGGCCAGCAGCCACACGAAATAAACGCACGCCGCCGCCGAGAAGAACAACCCGGCGGCCATCGACAGCTTGAGCGGCAGGTCGGAGAACGAGATCAGGGCGGAGTCGATGAAGTTGCGGATGACCTTCAGTCCCAGCACGTGAAACTTGGTTTTGCCCGACCAACGGGCCTGCCGCGAGTAATAGACCTTGGCCTGCTTCAAGCCGATCCAGCAGACAAGGCCGCGCAGGAACGGTCGCTGTTCGTGAAACTGGGTCACCAGATCGACGGCCCGCCGCGAGAGGAGTTTGAAATCGCCCGCCTCGCGTGGCAAGTCGATCGTCGACACCGCCCGCAGGATGGCATATCCGAGCCGCGTGACCGCCAGCTTGAGCCGCGTTTCGCCCGCCCGCGAGCGGCGCACCGTGTGGACGACGTCGACCTCTGGGTCCCGTTGCCACACTCGCACCAGATCCGGGATGACTTCGGGCGGATCTTGCAAGTCGGCGTCCATGTAGATCACGGCGTCGCCACGGGCATGGCGCATGCCCGACAGCACGCAAGGCGACACGCCGAAATTGCGCGACATGTTCACCAGCCGCACCTTCGGCCGCCGCTCGATCTCGGCCCGCAGCAGTTGTTCAGAACCGTCGGTCGAGGCATCGTTGACGAAGATCAACTCATAGTCGCCGATCGTGCCCGACTGGCAGAGTCCGTCGAAAACGGCGCACGTGCGGCGGATCAACTCCGGCAGCACGTCCTGTTCGTTAAAGAACGAGAACACGACGGAAACGGCGGCGCTCGACCCGCGATTGCCGCCGCCCGAACACGTGGCGGCGAGCACGTCGGCGTCGTCTTCGGGCTGCCAAAAGTCGGTCGGCGCGTTATGTCTGGCGGAGGCCACGCCCGTCGACAGGCCGGCCAGATCGCAGTCATCGGCGAGCATGGTGCGAATCCCTTCGCGTGCGGATGTTCCTTTGCGCACCAGTATCCGCCTGGGCCGGACTGGGTCAAGACGAGTCTGCCGAAAATGGGACCGTGGTTGGCCGCGACCGAGGATGAGAGTGAGACGTCGGCGGTAGCTGGGGCAGAGCCTGGCCAAGTCGAGGCTGGCAGTTCGTTCATCTCGGCGGCCAGGCGATGCCCCGGTTGGACGCACCGGGGCATCGCTTGGCCGCCACGCTATTGAAGACGCCACCCGCTATCTGGCCAAGCTCTGCCCCAGCCACCGCTTTTCCTAGCGGCAAAGCATCTCATTCTCGGCCGCGTGAATTACATCAAGCGGCCTCTGGCCGGGAGGCTCGGACTGGCGGTAGACTAAATGCGATCCGCCTTGCGCGGATTGCCACCTGCACGAACCCGTCGAGATTCACCCATGCCGACCAACCGAAAACCCGACGACGAGCGGACCTCCGAAGACTACCGGCAATCGGCCGAAGATTCGCTGGAGCTGGCCAAAGTGCTGGCCGGGCAAGGCGCGATGAGCGACCAGGACTTCCTGCAGCGCATGGCCCGCAGCGACGAAATGGTGGACGACGACGGCGAAATCTGCGGCATGTGCCACAACATCATTCTCGGTGCCCAGCTTGCCCGTGAGATGATCGAGGCGGGCGAATACGAAGACGTGGTGAGCAAATGGGCCGAAGAGAGCCAGCGTCGTTGGCGCGAGAGCAAGTTTTTCAAGCTCTGGCAGGTCGAACAGCAGGCCGGCCGCGATCCGCACAAGGCGTTTGAGGAGCGCGGTTGGGAACCGTAATCACGGCGACCTTGAGACAGCGGCCGAAGCCACTTGCGGTTCTGGGCGATCGGCCAGCTCCCGGATCCAGATGTTCCGAAACCGCACCGGATTTCCGTGATCTTGGATTTGCAACGGCAGCTTCTCTGGGTGCGGCTCATAGGCCGGCGCCCGGTCCCAGGCGGTTGTGCCGAGCAGTTCCGAATGGTTCTGGACC
Encoded proteins:
- a CDS encoding glycosyltransferase family 2 protein, with the translated sequence MLADDCDLAGLSTGVASARHNAPTDFWQPEDDADVLAATCSGGGNRGSSAAVSVVFSFFNEQDVLPELIRRTCAVFDGLCQSGTIGDYELIFVNDASTDGSEQLLRAEIERRPKVRLVNMSRNFGVSPCVLSGMRHARGDAVIYMDADLQDPPEVIPDLVRVWQRDPEVDVVHTVRRSRAGETRLKLAVTRLGYAILRAVSTIDLPREAGDFKLLSRRAVDLVTQFHEQRPFLRGLVCWIGLKQAKVYYSRQARWSGKTKFHVLGLKVIRNFIDSALISFSDLPLKLSMAAGLFFSAAACVYFVWLLAGWRRGADVPAWSATLAAVFFMGGVQLICVGILGTYIASIFLESKKRPNYIVRDTLGFDDPLAPSSLIPHPSSQSCR